In Setaria viridis chromosome 5, Setaria_viridis_v4.0, whole genome shotgun sequence, the genomic stretch ACTACTCAGCGCATGGAATATTTAAGTAATTTAACTGCACATCTTATGCTGATGCATGCAGCTAGTTAAGTAACAATGCTCCAAACCTCCACCCTCCACCTAGgcttatatatattatttaaCTGGCTATTATCACAAGAAAGCGTAGATTTTGCAAATGAGGGAATATGGCAGAATACAAGTTCAcacaatatttttttccttggatGTTGAAACATATCCCGGGTATCATTATATATTGCATATGGTAGACTTGTTCCAAACCCAAGAGAATACGTCACAACCATGTGTACATTGTTGTAGTTTTAGTGGAAATTAAAAAGATGTGGACAAAGTGTATGTTAAACTGTCATTTCAAGCAATGATAGTTATAAAAATGGGAATCAAAATGGATTATAGAGAGCAAAAATGACTAACAGAAATGTACCTTAATCTTGTGAGTCAACCAGAGACCAACATCAAGAAGCAGCTTATTTCCGGAAGCATCTTGCTGATCTGCAGCAGGTATACTTTGAGCAATAAGATCCTGCCCTGCTCCCTCAGCCACCACAATAACCATGTGGTTGTTCTCCTTCAACCTCCTATCTATATACTCGAATAGTCCACCCTCCCCTTCCAAATAGAAAGGTGACTCAGGAATCAAGCAGCAGTCCTACATAAGATGGACATGAATAATTAGTTCCATCTACAAAAACGACAAATGATGTGTCAGCATTCAAAAGGGTAACAGGGCCAAATTCGTAAAACAGGACACTTGAATAAACTTCAGAATGATTGGAATAGTTTAGGTAATAGAAACCATTAACTCACCACATCTCTGCTTGCAAGAGTTGCATACATAGCAATAAACCCTGCATTACCGAGGAAGTATAAGAGTAAGGACAGCACAATGAAAATAGTAAAGTGAAAGAAAACAGGAATCCATTATGCTATGACAGAGGGTGAACATTCAGTTCATAGGCCGGAAAACTAACCACTATAGCGACCCATAAGCTTCACTAACCCAATCCCATTTTCAGCACTTGAAGCTTCCACATGAGCTGCATTAATGGCACGCTGTGCCTCCTCTACAGCAGTATCAAAACCAAATGACTTGTCTATAACCTAACAATAGATGTATACAAACAATCAGCATGATCCAAGTCTCTGCATTACAATCATTCAAATCAAGATGTTTGCAGCAAAAGCTTCTTTGCAAGCACCAAAAATTACCGCTATATCATTATCGATTGTCTTGGGAATACCAGCTACAGCTACTTGTAGACCACGCTTCCGAATTTCCTGTGgtaatttttaaaatataacataataagaaaaaaataacttCTGGATTAAAATCCTTCACAATATTTTGTCTATAGAAACATCTGATGATACGTATGCATATACTTGGAGGACATTCAACACTACCGCATGAGGTCCCTACTGCTTGAGCGCACTTGAACTGATGGTACAGAAGTTCTATGCACAAATGAAACAGTTCAACTATATATGAAGTTCTGAACCACGCGTGGTAGTCTGGCAGATATACTCATGACAGTCGTTACCTTGTATATCTCATATGCACCCTTCTGAGTTCCATCTCCTCCAATAATGTACACCTAGATGTGGTACAGAAGGATATTTACTCAACCTCCAAAATAAGGAGGATTATACGAAAAGCACTAATCAGCAACAGGAAGCACGTACCTGATTAATTCCACGATCTTGAATGTTGTCGACAATCTTTTTGGTATCATGACCACCACGAGATGTTCCAAGAACCGTACCACCTCGTTTGTGGATATCATTCACACTCTTTGGTATCATGGAAAGATAATTGCTCGAATAGAAACCCTTGTATCCATTCTGGAAAATTGCTTACAGCATGTTACATGATAACAGAAAATTTCATGCATAGACTACAGAAAGATAAAACATTTATCTATGATTCACTGCAATCAAGATGTGTACATTATCATGGCAACCACTAGCTGGCAAAAAGTTTGTAACAGTTGGAAAATGTGAATCAAAAATATTGTGCACCTGCAACTATTCCAGTACAATGCAATATAAAATGATATATTTACTGAGTTTGAATTTGCAAAATTCCAATTGATTTATTGCAAGAGTCCAAGGCCAAATATCAAGACTTGCCACAAAGACAGAAAGAAAGGACAAGTTAAAAACTGTGTGGAACGAATAGTGCCGCATTATATTGTCCAGAATCGACATAGGTAGTCCGGAACGACTCAAACCTGTATTCCGAAAACATCGTTAACGTTGTACATGTGGGACAAACCACAGACCAACTCTCTGATGACAGTATTGAGCCCAGGGCAAAGGCCTCCACAGGTTACAATGCAAGCTTTCACTTCTTCTGACTCGAAATACACCTGAGGTTTGAATATGTATGTTAATATATGTAAATAATGCATTGCTCGCAAAAGGTATACTAGGTGCGTGTAGAAGCCATCATACTCTCTGACGAGGTCCAGCACGACGGAAGTGGACTCCTCGTGGACTGTTCTTCTGAACGACCACCTGTGGTAGCATAAAGAACAAGTCATTTTTCCGTCACCACTCAAACAAATAACATGGACACATGGAACCAACAAATCCAAtattattttaccttttcaggTACTGTATCATCTGCATTGACAAAATACTGCCTGGTGAATGTGTGAACAGAAAATTCAGTTTAACATATTGCACAACGAGGAAGATTAGAGGTTATCGGGAAGAAATAGAAAAGTCAAAGAGAAAGAAAATCCTCACTTGACAGTTGAGTACGCCGGATGATCTTGCAAAGGATTAGGAAAAGTCTGCCAGAAAATTCAAACAGGGAAACTATTAGCTTAATGCTTGTGATATCACCTTGAAAACGAGGTCATTTTAACTTAAAATTAGCTTAGCTCACCCAGGTGAAACAGAGGTCCTCCTCACACGAATTTCTAAGCCATTGGATCTAAAATCGGCGGCTCAGATCCCTTCTCTCCCTCCTTAtctccccccccccacacacaccctcttcctcctcctccccccaccctcttcttcttcctcccccacccctccgccgcccgccgcccaagccctcccccacccctccgGCGCGGGCAGGCTAGGGTCCGCCGGagctccgcgccggccgcctcctgcccctcccgccgccgcctcctcccaccgccaccgtcaCCATCGACGCCCCCACCCCGGCACCACCCAACCgccatcctccgccgcccggtcggcggcgcccccgccgccgcgcctcgccaccccccgcgcccgccacctccaccaggTCAGCCTGCCGCCGCCAGCCCTCCCTCTAAGGCCGGCGGTGAGCAGCCCCACCCCGGCAACCCCCGAACCCCTAACCCTGAACTCTAACCTCACCGGAATCTCGCCAgagttggagaagaaagggGATGGGGTGAAGAAAAATTTGGGTGAGGAGGGGCTCTATTTCACTCGGTGAGATTTAGCTTTCCCTTAAAATTAAACAGAATGTCCTGTGAATGGACACGTCGATGATTTACAACAGCAATGACAGGGTGTCAACTAATACAAGTAATTCCTTCCAGAAGCATGTAAACAAGACATCTAAGAAACGTCACATACGAACAGTCACAGACGCAAGGGGCGCATAAGATCCACGACAGCCTCAATTCTGATAGGAATCGACAAGTAATATTGCATTTCTATTAGATCACATCCAGCTAAACGAGCTGTATGCACGCTGGCAAGAGTCGCAAAAGCGCCAAGCATCCGAAAATGCCTCCTCGACCGACCAATTCCCCATATATTTCCAAATAAAACCGCCGGGTAGCAAACAAAACTTCACCTAATAACTTTTAAAATGGCACCAAAGCTACTCGAACTGAGATCCTCGAGCCCAAAACGATCCCATCACACGCATCGTTGCGATTCATagcagcaatttttttttttgaaaacatcATAGTAGCAATTTTCACCCAGGAACAACAGATCAGGCAACGGAGCAAGCAGAGAGACGGGAGGGAGGCTGCGGCGCTCACGGGGAGGTCGGGTAGGTAGTCGGTGAGGTGCGGGACGTCATCGAGCACGTATCCATAGTCGCCCTCCTCGAGCTTGACGAAGGCGGCGTCGTCGTCATGGAGGTCCAAGGCCGAGGCGTTGCGGAGCGCGCGGAGGTTCGGGTACGAGTCGCGGGAGATCCGGACGCACGTCGCCGAGAACGGCAGCGCCGCCTTCCCGGGCGCGGGCTCCTGGTACGGCCGCTGCGCCGGGGAGTCGTGGTCCGCCTCCACCGCTACTCCCagcccggcctccgccgccgccgcctcctcctccttgggcaGAATGATGTGGGACGACGCCATTGGAGCACTCCGCCCGACTCCCTAGAAGCTTTTTGATCGAGCTCCCCCTGCTCGGCTTTGGGTGTGTGGGTCTCCCGCTGCGGTTAAAAAATGGTTTCCTCTCACCGGAAGCCGACGGGAGAAGAAGCGCGGGTTTAAATAGTCGGCGAGGGGCGAAGAGGAGCGAAGCGCGGAGAAGGGGAAAGGGGAGAAGGGTCCGGAGCTCTGGAGGGAAGGGTGGTTTCTGCTGTCCACGATGGCGGGGGGTGACGGTGACGGTGACGCCGCCGGTGTTGCTGATGATAGATGGCCGATGGCATAGCCgcacaggtggtggtggtgattgATTCTGTTAATTCCTTCTTGCGAGGATTGTTTGTGGTTGACTTCATGACTTGTTTGGGATTTTGTAGAGGTTGTAGCCTGTGAATAGATGAACAGAATGATAAGGTTGCTAACTTAAGCGAATTCTCCTTCGGGGTTGACATTTGCTGGTTGTGATATTTATAGGAGGTCTGACTAGAGAATGCATAtttttgtcatttcttttgAGAGGTAAAGAAACAGATTAGATAAGAGAAAGCAACACCATGTTCCTGTTCCcttcatggattttttttcGAGCTGGATACGCAAGTTAAATGAAAGATCTTGTCCATTTgaacagaaaaggaaaagagtaATTCACCAAACACATGCGAGCAGCGAGCAGAGCGCGAGGTGAAAACGAATGTAGTTACACAGAGGAAGTCAGGAAGCCGTCGGTAAGTACTCTGTTCGACGAGAAAGTCTAAGCTCATCTAGGGTCAAAACTTTTACCTCTAGTTGGACCATTCTCAGTGGAGAGTTGCATTACGCTATTTTCAAAAGTGTCACATCATCTTCAAAGATTTaagttgatgaatgaaatagCCACTCACAATACACAATTTCGTATCACGATTTCATAGGCTACTCATAGTATTTAATTGTTATATGGTGTTGAAATCAAATATGCCATATGAATATGTAGCCACTTGTAATTGTAACTAAATTAAGTAATGGCATACTAGCCATGGTCACACATGATCAACAAAAAAGTTATGGAGATGAAATAAATTGTTCTTAATGGAGTTTCAACATAATTCCTCTTTCTCTCTTCATAAATTTTATGCCATGCCACCATTTTTATCTACGTGGCATATTATTTAATGGGTTTAAAACCTTCATGAAACTTGAAATGAGAATGGCTTACTAATATCTAAAAATTAGTATACCTTGATAACATGAGATCAGTATTAGAAGCTTCCTTgtgaatatatttttataatatacaactttccttattTAAAGTAGTATATCTTTTTAGAATTGATAGTAAAAGTGTTATCTGATAGATTATATAGTACTTAGATTTTCAATCAGAGAGTATCTAAGATATGCTTTTCTTTAAAAAAGTGTACCCATATCTTCGATCCGAGAGTATGTAaggtatatttttcttttaaaaaaagtgTATCTAAGGTGGCAATGTGGCAGTGCATTGAACTGAGCCGAAGTAGGCATATGACTTACTACGACCTACTAGGAGTCTAGGACACTGGCACATGTAACAAGGAGCCCCCCAGCACCAAAGCTCTCATATCGGTTGTACGGGCAAGTAGGCAAGGGCATACTAGGCAGCTGCCGACTGGGGCACCAGACGGACAGGCGGCGCTGGAGTTCACGAGCGGGCGCGTGCATTGGGCGGTTGGCTCTCCGCTCTTGCGCATCTCGGCACATGACCTGATGACACCGCGCTCGCTCCCCTCTTGCCTTTCCGAAAGCTTCCGGCTGTAGTACgtgattttccttttca encodes the following:
- the LOC117857627 gene encoding ATP-dependent 6-phosphofructokinase 6 isoform X2, whose amino-acid sequence is MASSHIILPKEEEAAAAEAGLGVAVEADHDSPAQRPYQEPAPGKAALPFSATCVRISRDSYPNLRALRNASALDLHDDDAAFVKLEEGDYGYVLDDVPHLTDYLPDLPTFPNPLQDHPAYSTVKQYFVNADDTVPEKVVVQKNSPRGVHFRRAGPRQRVYFESEEVKACIVTCGGLCPGLNTVIRELVCGLSHMYNVNDVFGIQNGYKGFYSSNYLSMIPKSVNDIHKRGGTVLGTSRGGHDTKKIVDNIQDRGINQVYIIGGDGTQKGAYEIYKEIRKRGLQVAVAGIPKTIDNDIAVIDKSFGFDTAVEEAQRAINAAHVEASSAENGIGLVKLMGRYSGFIAMYATLASRDVDCCLIPESPFYLEGEGGLFEYIDRRLKENNHMVIVVAEGAGQDLIAQSIPAADQQDASGNKLLLDVGLWLTHKIKDYCKSKKMEMTIKYIDPTYMIRAIPSNASDNVYCTLLAHSAIHGAMAGYSFTVGMVNGRHAYIPFHRVTSTRNKVRITDRMWARLLSSTNQPSFLSQKDINAAREADKAANSRKNGENAKKQPASVLANDTDAVDAPPPASTQPANADPMPPSAAPDVDDARAPDSDNADDDTGAAAADQPDQPNQEAEMAQAPDGAAATVTLAEEKPTPGTNASWPAATPERDVAPALQTGERRAQVGETEPDVDNVMPRPGCTMPPSPPAQDSEGSSDTQSADGRGGSPLHGEKPRQAAGASVKRDVAASKSRLLAFRSFSRDKKAGKPGGVADDTASPEGRKAGEEGAAEHKEKGKEIRKRFWK
- the LOC117857627 gene encoding ATP-dependent 6-phosphofructokinase 6 isoform X1 produces the protein MASSHIILPKEEEAAAAEAGLGVAVEADHDSPAQRPYQEPAPGKAALPFSATCVRISRDSYPNLRALRNASALDLHDDDAAFVKLEEGDYGYVLDDVPHLTDYLPDLPTFPNPLQDHPAYSTVKQYFVNADDTVPEKVVVQKNSPRGVHFRRAGPRQRVYFESEEVKACIVTCGGLCPGLNTVIRELVCGLSHMYNVNDVFGIQNGYKGFYSSNYLSMIPKSVNDIHKRGGTVLGTSRGGHDTKKIVDNIQDRGINQVYIIGGDGTQKGAYEIYKEIRKRGLQVAVAGIPKTIDNDIAVIDKSFGFDTAVEEAQRAINAAHVEASSAENGIGLVKLMGRYSGFIAMYATLASRDVDCCLIPESPFYLEGEGGLFEYIDRRLKENNHMVIVVAEGAGQDLIAQSIPAADQQDASGNKLLLDVGLWLTHKIKDYCKSKKMEMTIKYIDPTYMIRAIPSNASDNVYCTLLAHSAIHGAMAGYSFTVGMVNGRHAYIPFHRVTSTRNKVRITDRMWARLLSSTNQPSFLSQKDINAAREADKAANSRKNGENAKKQPASVLANEDTDAVDAPPPASTQPANADPMPPSAAPDVDDARAPDSDNADDDTGAAAADQPDQPNQEAEMAQAPDGAAATVTLAEEKPTPGTNASWPAATPERDVAPALQTGERRAQVGETEPDVDNVMPRPGCTMPPSPPAQDSEGSSDTQSADGRGGSPLHGEKPRQAAGASVKRDVAASKSRLLAFRSFSRDKKAGKPGGVADDTASPEGRKAGEEGAAEHKEKGKEIRKRFWK